From Paraglaciecola sp. L1A13:
GTCACTGATAGAATGTTAGCCATGTTCAAGAAAAAGCAGTAGGCGAGAATAAATATGACATCAAATATAGATTTAGTGATTAATTTCACCTACGTAATATCTGCCGCACTATTCATTTTTGGCTTAAAGCTTCTTGGTCACCCATCTAGTGCGCGCAAAGGTAACCTTATCTCAGGCATCGCTATGCTGTTAGCCATAGTTGTGACCTTACTCGATAATAATATTGTGAATTTTCAATGGATTGCCATCGCTATGCTAGCAGGCGCCGTGGTGGGTTTTTTCGCAGCACGTTTAATCGCTATGACCGATATGCCAGAAATGGTGTCTTTGTTGAATGGCGTAGGTGGTTTGGCTAGCGTATTCGTTGCTTGGGCGACGATCCAAAGTGGTGCCGGTATATCGGTATTTATTCTGGTGGTGACGTTTTTAGCGTTGCTTATCGGTGGCGTAACCTTTTCTGGCAGTATTGTGGCTTGGGCCAAATTAAGTGAGCGCATTACAGGACGCGCAGTGACCTTTAGCGGACAAGCTGTTGTGAATGGCATCATCGTGTTGGCCATTGTTGCTACGGGGTACGCATTTGTCGCTCAGCCTGATTTTGCGTTGTCATCAAGTGAGGTGCTGTACGTTGCCCTAGGTTTGTCTTTACTATTTGGCATCATGTTAGTGCTACCTATTGGTGGCGCGGATATGCCTGTGGTTATATCGTTACTTAACAGTTACTCGGGTTTAGCTGCCTGTGCTGCTGGTTTCGCCTTGCATAATAATATTTTGATTGTCGCTGGTTCGTTAGTTGGCGCAAGCGGTATTATTCTGACCAACATCATGTGTAAAGCCATGAACCGCTCATTAAGCAATGTTTTGTTCTCAGGCTTTATGGCGGTACACAAAACGGACATGGTGATTGAAGGTGAAGTTAAGCCGCTATCAGCTGATGATGCTTATTATGTGCTAGAAGCTGCCCAATCTGTTGTGGTTATTCCAGGTTACGGTATGGCGGTAGCGCAAGCCCAACACGTAATGAAAGAATTACAGCTTCAGCTTGAAGAAAAT
This genomic window contains:
- a CDS encoding NAD(P)(+) transhydrogenase (Re/Si-specific) subunit beta; this encodes MTSNIDLVINFTYVISAALFIFGLKLLGHPSSARKGNLISGIAMLLAIVVTLLDNNIVNFQWIAIAMLAGAVVGFFAARLIAMTDMPEMVSLLNGVGGLASVFVAWATIQSGAGISVFILVVTFLALLIGGVTFSGSIVAWAKLSERITGRAVTFSGQAVVNGIIVLAIVATGYAFVAQPDFALSSSEVLYVALGLSLLFGIMLVLPIGGADMPVVISLLNSYSGLAACAAGFALHNNILIVAGSLVGASGIILTNIMCKAMNRSLSNVLFSGFMAVHKTDMVIEGEVKPLSADDAYYVLEAAQSVVVIPGYGMAVAQAQHVMKELQLQLEENGCEVAYAIHPVAGRMPGHMNVLLAEADVSYEQLFEMDEINKRIENFDVAMVIGANDVVNPAAREMKGSPIYGMPVINADLAKNVFVLKRGMASGFAGIDNPLFFKPNTRMIFGDAKETLGHIVRQFND